The Ralstonia pickettii DTP0602 genome segment TCTCTCCGGGCTCCTGTTGCAAATGGACGGCATATTGGGAATGAAGGGATGGCAGTGGCTCTTCATTATTGAAAGCGTGCCGACCATTCTGTTCGGCATCGTGATCTTCTTGCTGTTGCCGAACTCCCCGCGTGCAGTCAACTGGCTGGCGCCGGCGGAAAAGGAATGGCTCGAGAACACGCTGGAGCGGGAGCGTATCGCCCGTCAGGGCATCAAGAGTGAATCCGTCGCCGGTGTCCTGCTGAGTGCGCGGATCTGGGTGCTTAGCTCGATCTATCTGGGGATCGTCATCGGCATCTACGGCGTTGGGTTCTTCCTGCCGCAGATCGTGAAGGAGTTCGGCCTGTCCACGGCATCGGTCGGATTCGTCAGTGCGATTCCGTCATTGTTCGGCGCCATTGCCATGGTGTTGTGGTCGCGGCATTCGGACAAGACCGGCGAACGGGCCGGACACACCGCCATTGGCTGCGCGCTGACGATGTTCGGACTGGCGCTGGCAGCCTATGCGCCGACACCGATGATCTCCATGATCGGGCTCACGCTCACCTCGATGGGGACGCTGGCTGGGATGGTGACCTTCTGGTCGATGCCTAACGCGCTGATCTCTGGCGGGCAGGCCGCGGCGGCCTTTGGACTGATTAATACGATCGGGTCCTTCGGCGGGGTGGTCGGCCCGAACATCATGGGTTACCTGCGCGGCAGCACCGGCGACTTCCGAAGCGGACTTCTCGGGCTTGCAGCGTGCCAGATCGTCGGCATCGCGGTGGCGTTGTACTTCCGCACGGCCGTCAACGCCGCGAGGGCGTCGCAAGGTCGAACCAGCACATTCGCGACGCCGCAGCATGGCCTCGGCAGCAGGGCCGGCGAATGAACGATTGCCATCCAAGCCAGCAAAGCTGGACCTACAAGAATGAGGATCAAATGAAACGCTATCAGTTGTTCATCGACGGCCGTTATGTCGATCCGGTGAAGGGAGAGTGGTTCGATACGGTCAACCCATATACCGGCGAGGCCTGGGCGCGCATCCCTCGAGGCACGAAGGAGGACGTCGATATCGCGGTTGCGGCCGCGTCGCGGGCTTTAAAGGAAGGAGCGTGGGCGACGATGACACCCACGGCGCGGGGCAAACTGATGCGCCGTCTCGGCGACCTGGTCCTGGAGAACGCGCAGCGCCTGGCGGAGACCGAAGTACGGGACAATGGCAAGCTGATGAGTGAGATGCTGGGCCAGCTTCGGTCCCAGCCTGAGTGGTGGTGGTACTTCAGCGGCCTGGCCGACAAGATTGAGGGCTCGGTCGTACCCCTTGACAAGTCCGATGCCTTTGCCTTTACCACGCACGAGCCGGTTGGCGTGGTGGCAGCCTTGACCGCCTGGAACTCGCCTTTGCTGTTTGTGGCGATGAAGTGCGCGCCTGCTTTGGCGGCCGGCTGCACAGTGGTCCTGAAGCCCTCCGAATTCGCTTCGGCGAGCACGCTGGAGTTCATGGAACTGACGCAGCAGGCAGGCTTCCCGGAAGGGGTGTTCAACGTCGTCACCGGCTTGGGTGCGGAAACCGGCGCCGCCTTGGCTGAGCACCCGGACGTCGCCAAGATCAGCTTTACCGGATCGGACGCCACGGGGGCCAAAGTCTATGCCGCGGCTGCAAAGTCGATGAAGCGGGTATCACTAGAACTGGGCGGTAAGTCACCCAACATTGTGTTCGAGGACTGTGATGTCGCTCAGGCCATCGCCGGTGCGGTGTCCGGAATTTTTGCGGCGACGGGTCAGACTTGTGTCGCCGGTTCCCGATTGCTGGTGCAGAACAGCATCAAGGACCGCTTCGTCGACCAGCTTGTCAGCATGGTTGCATCGGCACGCGTCGGCGACCCCAGCGCGCCGGAGACGAATATTGGTCCTGTCGCAACGCCGGACCAGTATCAGAAGGTGTTGCGGTACATCGACATCGCCAGGTCAGAAGGCGCCCGCTGCGTATTTGGCGGGGAACCTGTCTGGGATCTCCCTGGTGGCCAGTTCGTGCAGCCCACCATTTTTGTCGATGTGACGAATGACATGCGCATCGCGCAGGAGGAGGTCTTCGGCCCTGTGCTGTCCGTCATCGGGTTCGATGACGAAGCCGACGCAGTGCGGATCGCCAATGACGTGATTTACGGGCTTGCAGCCGGAGTGTGGACTAAAGATATTTCCAGGGCACTGCGTATGTCCAAGGCGCTGAAGGCTGGCACAGTCTGGATCAATACCTATCGGGGGATGAGTTTTAACTTGCCGTTCGGCGGGATGAAGCAATCCGGGCTAGGCCGTGAGAACGGTATCGAATCGGTTCGAGAGTTTCTGGAGACCAAGAGTGTCTGGGTCTCCACTGCTACAACTGCGCCGGTCAATCCGTTCATTCTGCGGCTTTGAGGTGGCGTCTGGCGCGCGCGGGGCGCTACCCCGGAAACCGGATTCCGGTCCGGCTTTTGCGGCATGCCGTCCTGCGTATTGCCAGCGGCTGAAGGGGGGACGGGGGCGGGGTCTATACTACATACTTGAGAGCCAGCGCCAAGGCTCCGTTACAGGCTGTGCCCAAACGCGATACGGGCACGGCAATCCCTTCTCACGCTTGCAGGTGCCTCAATGTCCAACGTTCCGCGCTTCGACCTGGTCGACCTCAGACTCTTCGTGGCGGTCGCAGAGGGCAACAGTCTCACCCGAGGCGCTGAGCGGGCGTTTCTGTCGGTGGCTGCGGCCAGCCTACGCATCAAGGGCCTGGAGGAAGGGTTGGGCGCGCAGCTTCTCTATCGAAACAAGCGCGGCGTATCGCCCACGCGGGCTGGTGAAGTGTTCGCGGAGCACGCGCGGCGCGTGCTTGCCGAGGTGGAGCAACTGCAGAGCAGCATCCAGCCATTCTCGCAGGGCGTGCGCGGCCATGTGCGCCTGTTCGCCAATGCCACGGCCATATGCGAGTTCTTGCCGGCGGTGCTGGCGCGTTTCTTCGAGACCCATTCCGCCATCACGGTCGATCTTCAGGAGCGCCTGAGCGCAGAGATCGTCCGAGCCGTGCTCGAAGGCATTGCCGATATCGGCGTCATCTCCGCACGCGTGGCCGCGGACGGGCTCGAGACGCTACCCTACAAGAAGGACCGCATGGTCCTGGCCGTTCCGGAAGGCCACCCATTGGCGGAGGTGCAGTTCATTCACTTCGCCGACACGCTTGATCATGAATTCATCAGCCTGGATTCACACAGCGCGACGTATTCCTATCTGCAGCAGGAGGTGCTGCAGCTTGGCCGCAGCATGCATCAGCGCATCCAAGTCGGCAGCTACGATGCGATGTGCCGCATGGTCGAGGCCGGCGTAGGCATTGGGGTGTTGCCCGAAATGGCGGCAAGCCGGCACGCCCGGTCCACGCGGATCAAGATCGTGCAGTTGCTCGACGACTGGGCCACCCGCGAGTTGCGCATCTGCGTGCGCAAGCAGAGCGAGTTGCCTGTATTCGCGCGGGAACTCATCGAATTTATCCTGCAGAACGACTGAACCAGTCGGGCCACACAAAGGTATTTTCGACGGGCCTAAAGCAGTCGTTTGTGAATCTCAAATTGCCGCCTTCGGCAGCGGCCACCAAACTATGACCTCGCGATAGAGGACGACAGCAATCGATACGGCTGTCTGACTCAACGTGCCCGGCCACGGCCTGGACGGGGGACTGGTGAGGTGATGCCGATGAAAACCCTGACTTATGTAAGTGAACAGTGCGCCCGGCGCTACCGATCTGCCGGCTGGTGGGAGGGGCGCACGCTTCTCGATGATTTCAATGCCGCAGTCGCGCGCCGCCCCTCGGCCACGGCTGTGGTCGGCCCGGACGGCCGGCGCATGAGCTTCGCCGAGCTCGATGAAGAGTCGCGGCGCGTGGCCGCAAGCTTCATGGCGATGGGGCTCGAACAGGGCGACGTGGTCTCGGTACAGCTACCGAACTGGATCGAATTCGTTACGGTGCATCTGGCTGCCACCCGCTTGGGCGCGGTGACGGCACCACTGCTTACCAGCTACCGCGAGCACGAGCTCTCCTACATCCTGCAGGTCTCGCGAACCTCGATCGCCGTCATTCCTGGCCACTACCGCGACTTTGATTTCCCTGCGATGTATGCCGGCCTCTGGCAACAGTTGCCGGAACTGAAGCAGGTGGTGGTCGTCAGCGGTGAAGCCCTGCCTTCGATGCGGACCTACGCCGAATCCCGCGCGTCGCCAGCGGCTGCTTTGCCAGCGAGGGAGGTGCGCGGTGACGCCGTGGCCGCCCTCATCTTTACCTCGGGAACTGAGGCCAGGCCCAAGGCCGTGATCCACAGCCACGACACAATGATGTACGGCACACGCACCATGCCGAAGCTGCTCGGGCTTACGCACGAGGACGTGGTATGGGCGCCAACCCCGCTGGGGCACGCAACCGGCTTCTTGTGGGGCATGCGGCTCGCCCTGACGCTGGGATGCAAGCTGGTGCTGCAGGATGCCTGGGATGCGGAGGATGCGCTGCGGTTGATCGAGGCCGAGCGC includes the following:
- a CDS encoding aldehyde dehydrogenase, encoding MKRYQLFIDGRYVDPVKGEWFDTVNPYTGEAWARIPRGTKEDVDIAVAAASRALKEGAWATMTPTARGKLMRRLGDLVLENAQRLAETEVRDNGKLMSEMLGQLRSQPEWWWYFSGLADKIEGSVVPLDKSDAFAFTTHEPVGVVAALTAWNSPLLFVAMKCAPALAAGCTVVLKPSEFASASTLEFMELTQQAGFPEGVFNVVTGLGAETGAALAEHPDVAKISFTGSDATGAKVYAAAAKSMKRVSLELGGKSPNIVFEDCDVAQAIAGAVSGIFAATGQTCVAGSRLLVQNSIKDRFVDQLVSMVASARVGDPSAPETNIGPVATPDQYQKVLRYIDIARSEGARCVFGGEPVWDLPGGQFVQPTIFVDVTNDMRIAQEEVFGPVLSVIGFDDEADAVRIANDVIYGLAAGVWTKDISRALRMSKALKAGTVWINTYRGMSFNLPFGGMKQSGLGRENGIESVREFLETKSVWVSTATTAPVNPFILRL
- a CDS encoding MFS transporter → MAATDARAGVNPDQVIQKCARRIVPLALFGFFLCYLDRSNVGMASLTMNADLGITPAMYGWGVGLFFWGYCLFEVPSNIALARFGARVWIARIMVMWGAASLAMAWVWSPESYYVLRFLLGVAEAGFVPGVIYYFRLWFPERYNNRMIGLFLLANPLSALIGNPLSGLLLQMDGILGMKGWQWLFIIESVPTILFGIVIFLLLPNSPRAVNWLAPAEKEWLENTLERERIARQGIKSESVAGVLLSARIWVLSSIYLGIVIGIYGVGFFLPQIVKEFGLSTASVGFVSAIPSLFGAIAMVLWSRHSDKTGERAGHTAIGCALTMFGLALAAYAPTPMISMIGLTLTSMGTLAGMVTFWSMPNALISGGQAAAAFGLINTIGSFGGVVGPNIMGYLRGSTGDFRSGLLGLAACQIVGIAVALYFRTAVNAARASQGRTSTFATPQHGLGSRAGE
- a CDS encoding hypothetical protein (K12507: fadK; acyl-CoA synthetase [EC:6.2.1.-]) — encoded protein: MKTLTYVSEQCARRYRSAGWWEGRTLLDDFNAAVARRPSATAVVGPDGRRMSFAELDEESRRVAASFMAMGLEQGDVVSVQLPNWIEFVTVHLAATRLGAVTAPLLTSYREHELSYILQVSRTSIAVIPGHYRDFDFPAMYAGLWQQLPELKQVVVVSGEALPSMRTYAESRASPAAALPAREVRGDAVAALIFTSGTEARPKAVIHSHDTMMYGTRTMPKLLGLTHEDVVWAPTPLGHATGFLWGMRLALTLGCKLVLQDAWDAEDALRLIEAERCTFTLAATPFVKMLLDSPSAGQCDSASLRMFGCAGAPIPRSLGLEVEEKLGCRLIGMWGMSECFVGSASLATDPEEKHWGTDGRAMPGSELAIFDETRTRMLPPGEIGELATRGPHVALGYFDDPQRTAQAFSPEGWLFTGDLATLDAEGYMRIVGRKKDIINRGGLKISAREVEDFLLQHPLVKEAVVVAVPDARLGEKSCACIVPDGPREPTLAELVQFLEARGIARYKLPESLAVLARLPMTPSGKIQKFALRDAVINGGCAVETI
- a CDS encoding GntR family transcriptional regulator, with amino-acid sequence MSNVPRFDLVDLRLFVAVAEGNSLTRGAERAFLSVAAASLRIKGLEEGLGAQLLYRNKRGVSPTRAGEVFAEHARRVLAEVEQLQSSIQPFSQGVRGHVRLFANATAICEFLPAVLARFFETHSAITVDLQERLSAEIVRAVLEGIADIGVISARVAADGLETLPYKKDRMVLAVPEGHPLAEVQFIHFADTLDHEFISLDSHSATYSYLQQEVLQLGRSMHQRIQVGSYDAMCRMVEAGVGIGVLPEMAASRHARSTRIKIVQLLDDWATRELRICVRKQSELPVFARELIEFILQND